From one Dehalobacter sp. 12DCB1 genomic stretch:
- a CDS encoding DnaJ domain-containing protein, with amino-acid sequence MISDPYQVLGVSQTAADDEIKKAYRKLAKKYHPDLNPGNAEAAKKMSEINAAYEQIKSGTPYPNTYYNGSNASGGDASSGYASVKHYINLGYFREALNILARMSDRNAEWYYCSAVANAGIGNIITALNHAETAVRMNPGNPEYQRVLNMLQRGGRIYQQQRRGFGMPNDTLDKLCFGLCIADLCCPFC; translated from the coding sequence ATGATATCCGATCCTTATCAAGTACTGGGTGTTTCTCAGACGGCTGCGGATGATGAAATAAAAAAAGCCTATCGCAAACTGGCCAAAAAATACCACCCGGACCTGAATCCCGGCAATGCGGAAGCGGCTAAGAAGATGAGTGAGATCAATGCCGCTTACGAACAGATCAAAAGCGGAACCCCCTACCCAAATACCTATTACAACGGGAGCAACGCTTCCGGGGGAGATGCTTCCTCAGGATATGCTTCGGTAAAACACTATATTAATTTGGGCTATTTTCGCGAGGCGCTGAATATTTTGGCAAGGATGAGCGACCGAAATGCCGAATGGTACTATTGCAGTGCTGTTGCCAATGCCGGTATCGGCAACATTATCACTGCGCTGAACCACGCCGAAACAGCTGTACGCATGAATCCCGGCAATCCGGAATACCAACGCGTCTTAAATATGCTGCAGCGTGGCGGAAGGATTTATCAGCAACAAAGACGCGGCTTCGGCATGCCGAACGACACGCTGGACAAACTCTGTTTTGGCTTATGTATTGCGGACCTTTGCTGTCCGTTCTGTTGA
- a CDS encoding DUF5685 family protein, producing the protein MFGYVVANIDKLTAEEKIHYRSCYCGLCQTLGDRHGILSRITLNYDMTFLVLFLSALYQKDTTIQTGRCIMHPRKPHCYWHNDISDYTADMSIVLTYFKFLDDWKDERKILSLGEAKLFEKKYRQAAIRYPRQCAVISECLNTLSDIEKSGELKPDIPASCFGRLMGEVFVFQEDDDAQDLRNFGESLGKFIYIMDACLDLKKDIQKECYNPLTALSTDHFPQILNLLMADCMEKYRQLPIKRDQNLIENILYSGVWTRYEAANKKAKGR; encoded by the coding sequence ATGTTCGGTTATGTTGTCGCCAATATCGATAAGCTAACTGCCGAAGAAAAAATACACTATCGGTCGTGCTACTGCGGTTTATGCCAGACGCTGGGAGACCGTCACGGCATCCTCAGCCGTATCACACTAAACTATGACATGACTTTCCTCGTACTGTTCCTTTCAGCGCTTTATCAGAAAGATACGACCATTCAAACCGGGCGATGCATCATGCATCCTCGTAAACCTCACTGCTATTGGCACAACGACATCTCAGATTATACCGCCGATATGAGTATTGTCCTGACTTATTTCAAATTTCTCGATGATTGGAAGGATGAACGGAAGATCCTATCGCTGGGTGAAGCCAAGCTGTTCGAAAAGAAATACAGGCAGGCTGCCATCCGCTATCCCAGGCAATGTGCTGTCATCAGCGAATGCTTGAACACCCTTTCCGACATAGAAAAATCAGGGGAACTAAAACCAGATATTCCTGCAAGTTGTTTCGGCAGACTCATGGGCGAAGTCTTCGTTTTCCAAGAAGATGACGATGCTCAAGATTTACGTAACTTTGGAGAATCGCTTGGCAAATTCATTTACATTATGGATGCCTGTCTTGATCTCAAAAAGGATATCCAAAAAGAATGCTATAATCCGCTGACGGCGTTATCAACAGATCATTTTCCGCAAATATTAAATCTGCTTATGGCCGACTGTATGGAAAAATACCGGCAACTGCCAATCAAACGCGATCAAAACCTCATTGAAAACATTCTCTATTCAGGCGTTTGGACAAGGTATGAAGCAGCGAATAAGAAAGCAAAGGGGAGATAA
- a CDS encoding ABC transporter ATP-binding protein, producing the protein MTVIQTRDLTKSYNKARGIVDVNLDVTEGEIFGFIGPNGAGKSTTIRTLLGLIYPTKGSAEIFGKNCSEFPEIRKEVGYLPSEVFYYDNMKVIDLLKYSASFYKKDCMKRIKELAEIMDLDLKKKIDDLSFGNKKKVGIVQGLLHEPKLIILDEPTSGLDPLMQQKFFDIIAQENQKGATVFFSSHILDEVQRMCDRVAFIKDGKIIKLEKMSTLQADSYKSFKIEAKSPIAGETFNISGVSRLEIKENTADFIFKGNINSIMKKIAEIELVNISIYEPDLEEIFMHYYAKEG; encoded by the coding sequence ATGACCGTCATTCAAACGAGGGATCTCACGAAAAGTTACAACAAGGCAAGGGGTATTGTCGATGTGAATCTCGATGTCACGGAAGGAGAGATCTTTGGGTTTATCGGGCCAAACGGTGCTGGCAAATCGACGACCATCCGAACGTTGCTCGGGCTTATCTACCCCACTAAGGGAAGCGCCGAAATCTTCGGTAAAAATTGCAGTGAGTTCCCGGAAATACGCAAAGAAGTGGGCTATCTGCCAAGTGAGGTATTTTATTACGATAACATGAAAGTTATCGATCTGCTTAAATATTCCGCGAGCTTTTACAAAAAGGATTGTATGAAAAGAATAAAGGAGCTTGCGGAGATCATGGATCTCGACCTCAAGAAAAAGATCGACGATCTCTCTTTTGGCAATAAAAAAAAGGTTGGCATTGTCCAGGGGCTGCTCCACGAGCCCAAGCTAATCATACTTGACGAGCCAACCAGTGGTTTAGACCCGCTGATGCAGCAAAAATTCTTTGACATTATCGCGCAGGAGAATCAAAAGGGTGCCACCGTATTCTTTTCATCGCATATTCTTGACGAAGTTCAGAGGATGTGCGACAGGGTAGCGTTCATCAAAGACGGTAAAATCATAAAACTTGAAAAAATGAGCACGCTTCAGGCAGATAGCTATAAGAGTTTTAAAATTGAAGCAAAATCTCCCATAGCCGGAGAAACCTTCAATATCAGTGGTGTAAGCCGGCTTGAAATCAAAGAGAATACGGCTGATTTTATTTTCAAAGGCAACATTAATTCTATAATGAAAAAAATTGCGGAGATTGAGCTTGTCAACATATCCATTTACGAACCTGACCTTGAAGAGATCTTTATGCATTATTATGCCAAGGAGGGTTGA
- a CDS encoding ABC transporter permease subunit gives MNMFWHELNSLRKSTILWTCTLIALAGIYFSVYPAIANDAADFKRLLGGYPASVRAILGISLDSITSLLGFYSMIFTFITLCGAIQAMNLGVSILSKETRERTADFLLVKPVSRWAIVSSKLLAALTMLIITNVIYYAAASILATMVKTADFSITLLFMINLTLLFIQLIFFSVGAAVAVIIPKLKSVLPVSLGVVFGFFFIGALLATGENDAARFLSPFKYFNPSYIIRNSNYEAPYLITGAVIVIIATVTAYIIYARKDIHAVS, from the coding sequence ATGAATATGTTTTGGCACGAGCTAAACTCGCTGCGAAAATCGACGATTCTATGGACATGCACTTTGATTGCGCTCGCTGGGATTTACTTTTCTGTCTATCCCGCAATTGCGAATGATGCGGCAGATTTTAAAAGGCTGCTGGGCGGCTACCCGGCGTCGGTGAGGGCAATACTCGGTATTTCGCTTGACAGCATCACCTCTCTTTTGGGCTTTTATTCGATGATATTCACATTTATCACACTGTGCGGTGCCATTCAGGCCATGAATCTCGGCGTCTCTATTCTTTCCAAAGAAACGAGGGAAAGGACAGCGGACTTTCTTCTCGTCAAGCCTGTTTCGCGTTGGGCTATTGTCAGCTCCAAGCTTCTAGCTGCACTAACCATGCTCATAATCACAAACGTAATCTATTATGCGGCTGCCTCCATCCTTGCAACCATGGTTAAAACAGCAGATTTCAGCATTACGCTGCTTTTTATGATCAATCTTACGCTGCTTTTCATTCAGCTCATTTTTTTCTCAGTCGGTGCTGCAGTCGCGGTGATCATTCCAAAGTTAAAATCCGTGCTTCCGGTCTCACTCGGGGTCGTTTTTGGATTTTTCTTTATTGGAGCGCTTTTAGCCACTGGTGAAAATGATGCGGCACGCTTTCTCTCACCGTTTAAATATTTTAATCCTTCTTATATTATTAGAAATTCAAACTATGAAGCCCCCTACCTTATCACAGGCGCTGTTATTGTTATTATTGCAACGGTAACCGCCTATATCATTTATGCCAGAAAAGATATCCATGCCGTGAGCTGA
- a CDS encoding ABC transporter permease subunit: protein MNVFLRELKANKKALIIWSVCMFLGVLSGMGKYTAYSAGGQYNKIFENIPYSIKALLGMGSFDVTTMSGYFAMLFLYIEIAAAIHAVLLGAGIIAKEERDKTTEFLMIKPVSRDTIITSKLLAAFVNVVILNIVTLVSSLVMVAAYNKGNDISSEIVMFMLSMFIVQLIFLSLGTALSAFLKNPKTSGSLAAGILFTAFVISKITDITDKLNALNLLSPFKYFSYVHLAEGNGLDLTAVILSLGLVSIFCISTYIFYRKRDLHV from the coding sequence ATGAATGTTTTTTTAAGAGAATTAAAGGCCAATAAAAAAGCGTTGATCATATGGAGCGTTTGTATGTTTTTGGGGGTTCTAAGCGGCATGGGCAAATATACGGCCTATTCGGCAGGCGGACAGTACAACAAAATTTTTGAAAATATCCCCTACTCCATCAAAGCGCTGTTGGGAATGGGCTCATTCGATGTAACCACGATGTCCGGGTATTTTGCAATGTTGTTCCTTTACATTGAGATTGCAGCTGCCATCCATGCTGTTTTGCTAGGAGCCGGCATAATTGCTAAAGAGGAACGAGATAAGACAACCGAATTCCTGATGATCAAGCCCGTCTCAAGAGATACCATTATCACTTCCAAGCTTCTTGCAGCCTTTGTGAATGTGGTCATTCTGAATATTGTAACGCTTGTTTCTTCCCTTGTTATGGTCGCTGCTTACAATAAGGGAAATGACATTTCAAGTGAAATAGTAATGTTCATGTTGAGCATGTTCATCGTTCAGCTTATCTTCCTTTCACTTGGAACAGCACTGTCGGCTTTCCTCAAGAATCCGAAAACTTCGGGTTCCCTTGCCGCAGGGATACTCTTCACTGCATTCGTGATATCCAAAATAACGGATATAACAGACAAGCTGAACGCTCTTAACCTACTCTCGCCTTTTAAATATTTTAGTTATGTTCATTTGGCAGAGGGCAATGGGCTCGACCTAACGGCTGTCATACTCTCGCTTGGGCTTGTTTCTATCTTTTGTATCTCCACCTATATCTTTTATCGAAAAAGGGATTTGCACGTTTAA
- a CDS encoding LCP family protein produces MVEKKRKKKKLKKVFMIIALIIAGIVAGTAAFAFYFAKGGNLPGDSVNLNNRVSILLIGTDKRPGASSYNSDSIIVASFDPKTKLISLLSIPRDTRVTLPGSKNYCKINAVPMLKGIPELEKQVTELTGIELDGYVLTNFNGFKDMIDTLGGITIDVEKNMKYETGDKEDGYINLKAGVQELDGTKALQYARFRHDATADIGRTARQQKVLTAVGKKMLQPATILKLPKLIPELMKAVETDLSLKDLLKLAGAAKSFEDATIVTQTLPGDAINLDGLSYWEVNRDAAKEVAQNLLLGKTTDKVWDSTVLTSLDPEVKAHLAAPSTAAAIDIPEIPGVTAPEPGAIPVITIQTEQYSGTITWLPADSTFVAGQEYTATITLVPKAGYTLKGVSANFFTVPGAAAHNAAGSGVITAVFKALPPITSAATIDISGIAGVTPPAPGAAPVTAITETEQYTGTVTWTPADASFVEGQQYTATITLAPKEGYTVEGINVNYFTVPGATATNAAGSGVITAVFPL; encoded by the coding sequence ATGGTTGAAAAAAAGAGAAAGAAGAAAAAACTGAAAAAAGTTTTTATGATCATAGCACTGATAATCGCAGGCATTGTTGCCGGGACGGCAGCATTTGCCTTCTATTTCGCTAAGGGAGGCAATCTGCCCGGCGACAGTGTGAATTTGAACAATCGGGTCAGTATTCTTTTGATCGGGACCGATAAAAGGCCAGGGGCAAGTTCTTACAATTCGGACTCGATCATCGTAGCCAGCTTTGATCCGAAGACGAAACTCATTTCGTTACTGTCCATTCCGAGAGACACCCGGGTAACACTTCCCGGATCAAAAAACTATTGTAAAATCAATGCTGTCCCCATGTTAAAAGGGATCCCGGAGCTGGAAAAACAAGTTACCGAACTGACCGGTATTGAGCTGGACGGCTATGTCCTGACGAATTTTAATGGGTTCAAGGATATGATCGATACGCTGGGCGGGATCACCATTGACGTGGAAAAAAATATGAAGTATGAGACCGGGGATAAAGAGGACGGCTATATCAACCTGAAAGCAGGGGTGCAGGAATTAGACGGGACCAAGGCACTCCAATATGCCCGTTTTCGTCATGACGCAACGGCCGACATCGGAAGAACCGCCAGGCAGCAGAAAGTGCTGACCGCTGTAGGCAAAAAAATGCTTCAGCCCGCCACCATATTAAAACTGCCCAAGCTGATCCCGGAATTAATGAAGGCCGTAGAAACAGACTTGTCTCTGAAAGATCTCCTAAAGCTCGCCGGGGCGGCCAAGTCTTTTGAAGATGCAACGATCGTGACCCAAACACTGCCTGGCGATGCGATTAATCTTGACGGGTTAAGCTACTGGGAGGTAAACAGGGACGCGGCCAAAGAAGTAGCTCAGAACCTTCTTTTAGGTAAAACCACTGATAAAGTCTGGGACAGCACGGTCCTTACCTCCTTGGATCCGGAAGTTAAAGCCCACCTTGCGGCCCCGTCTACGGCAGCTGCGATTGATATACCGGAAATACCCGGGGTAACGGCACCTGAACCGGGAGCGATACCCGTGATAACGATCCAAACGGAGCAGTATTCGGGGACAATCACCTGGTTGCCTGCCGACAGTACCTTTGTTGCAGGTCAGGAATATACAGCGACGATTACGCTCGTTCCTAAAGCAGGGTATACCTTAAAAGGTGTCAGTGCGAACTTCTTTACCGTACCGGGAGCAGCAGCGCATAATGCTGCAGGATCCGGGGTCATTACGGCAGTGTTCAAGGCGTTACCACCTATAACGTCAGCAGCCACCATCGACATTTCGGGAATAGCCGGGGTTACACCGCCTGCACCGGGAGCGGCACCCGTGACAGCAATCACCGAAACGGAGCAGTATACGGGGACGGTCACCTGGACACCGGCCGACGCCTCCTTTGTGGAAGGTCAGCAATACACAGCAACTATCACGCTGGCTCCGAAAGAAGGATATACTGTGGAAGGAATTAACGTAAACTATTTCACAGTGCCGGGCGCAACAGCGACAAATGCGGCCGGTTCGGGGGTCATAACGGCAGTATTTCCACTATGA
- a CDS encoding demethoxyubiquinone hydroxylase family protein, producing the protein MDEKRTAKLKKIYELENLQIHYYHSQLSESDDPIFNKALFKIVEADKKHAEFFTELFREHNVNIPLITASIADIAGSIIGEAIELAGQENICKIGFALENQILEIYADLIEENLNSDLLDKLIDFKIDKEFHALWLQHYAQYLKHQKSQKSYSNNLIQNPIEDHPTVNMNVRLI; encoded by the coding sequence ATGGATGAAAAACGAACAGCAAAATTAAAAAAGATCTACGAGTTGGAGAACCTTCAGATCCATTATTATCACTCCCAATTATCTGAAAGCGATGACCCGATATTTAACAAAGCTCTATTTAAAATCGTCGAAGCTGATAAAAAGCATGCTGAATTTTTTACCGAGCTTTTTCGTGAACATAACGTAAACATCCCGCTAATCACAGCAAGTATTGCCGACATTGCCGGGAGTATTATCGGGGAGGCGATTGAATTAGCCGGGCAGGAAAATATCTGTAAGATTGGGTTTGCCTTAGAAAATCAGATATTGGAAATATACGCTGACTTAATAGAAGAAAACCTAAATTCAGATTTATTAGATAAGCTCATAGACTTTAAGATTGATAAGGAATTTCATGCCTTATGGCTGCAACACTATGCTCAGTATCTAAAACACCAAAAATCCCAAAAATCCTATAGTAATAATCTCATCCAAAATCCCATCGAAGATCATCCAACCGTGAACATGAATGTACGTTTGATCTGA
- a CDS encoding 4Fe-4S binding protein has protein sequence MNKEKQRDKKLIGIMVLLLIFAVIYQHFANEKDTLSVLRQGEPAAARFENAGGNYPSYKLWDAQENFLGYGVIAGASGYGGKLSVLSVLNPAGQITKVSLTENSETPLYLNKVLATGFLQKILGRNPEQGFGDINAVSGATITSEAIIAAVQKGSVQIANEQLGMKIPNDDGVNPTWKDMAALALVLTAIICSARKIKKLRPWLLFLSVIFIGFILNNSLTFSNFVSLFSGNLPSFVERPIWYLMVPGILIITLFRGENFYCSWLCPFGAVQEGIYRSLNLFKFSPSQNIQSKVGKYRWWMLWVAAMTALIFNNAGIASYEPFSVCFDGSGNIAQWIIMSIILLMSIALFRFWCHSFCPVGLMLDFMARLQRKLKRKKTEIRENANCNHCDNASCPQKISGMSRQDKLYLVLVSIVNIIILIALLLNISSMS, from the coding sequence GTGAATAAGGAGAAGCAAAGAGACAAAAAGCTCATAGGTATTATGGTATTGCTACTCATTTTTGCTGTCATTTATCAACATTTTGCTAACGAAAAAGACACCTTGTCGGTTCTAAGACAGGGAGAACCGGCGGCAGCACGTTTTGAAAATGCAGGTGGAAACTATCCCAGCTATAAATTATGGGATGCCCAAGAAAACTTTTTGGGATACGGTGTAATCGCCGGTGCTTCTGGTTATGGCGGCAAACTCTCAGTACTCAGTGTCTTGAATCCAGCAGGACAAATCACCAAGGTTTCTCTAACCGAAAATAGTGAAACGCCTTTGTACTTGAATAAAGTCCTAGCCACCGGATTTTTGCAAAAGATTCTTGGAAGAAATCCTGAGCAAGGATTTGGGGATATCAATGCGGTGTCCGGAGCAACCATAACTTCGGAAGCGATTATTGCTGCGGTGCAAAAGGGTTCGGTCCAAATAGCGAATGAGCAACTGGGTATGAAAATTCCCAACGATGATGGCGTTAATCCAACCTGGAAGGATATGGCGGCCCTAGCCTTAGTTTTGACGGCAATCATTTGCTCTGCCAGAAAGATTAAAAAGTTACGCCCATGGCTGTTATTTTTATCCGTAATTTTCATTGGATTTATTTTAAATAATTCTTTAACTTTCAGTAACTTTGTCAGTCTTTTCTCGGGTAACCTGCCGTCATTTGTAGAACGCCCGATTTGGTACCTGATGGTGCCCGGTATCCTGATTATTACGCTGTTCCGGGGGGAGAATTTTTATTGCAGTTGGCTTTGTCCTTTTGGTGCGGTTCAGGAGGGAATATATCGCAGTCTAAACCTGTTTAAGTTTTCCCCTTCTCAAAACATCCAATCAAAAGTCGGTAAATATCGCTGGTGGATGTTGTGGGTAGCGGCCATGACCGCGTTAATTTTTAATAATGCCGGGATTGCCAGCTACGAACCGTTCTCTGTTTGCTTTGACGGCAGTGGGAATATCGCTCAATGGATCATCATGTCGATCATCCTGTTGATGTCGATTGCTTTGTTTCGTTTCTGGTGCCATAGTTTTTGTCCAGTAGGTTTGATGCTGGATTTTATGGCGCGCCTTCAACGGAAATTGAAGAGAAAGAAAACAGAGATTAGGGAAAATGCAAATTGTAATCACTGCGACAATGCTTCTTGTCCCCAAAAGATTTCCGGGATGAGTCGACAGGATAAGTTATACCTTGTTCTTGTTTCCATAGTAAATATAATCATTCTTATTGCTTTATTACTTAATATTAGCAGTATGTCCTAG
- a CDS encoding 4Fe-4S binding protein translates to MRFEKGFSIKIAENRCLNQTHHAVECNHCIENCPSKAILLHEHSVYLNKDLCCGCGLCFNDCPTQVFSSSLWDETSIVEEVEEQKWKATEFFCGKHSSPFNKDKTWEMGAVQLPACLSMISKGAWYEFGLKTAIELHLDQCEGCSMSRTLSRLDFNVGTAAEWLEASGCTPEINYIHQSSKGKTKKNLKAIETGLKVTSRRDLFLSVIGKGRQISENIRNNTKSFSKERDQERRNSYLPDWQKRLAEVYPNNRIKGASPAYWPTIKINDKCVNCGMCTNFCPSKTLKNTVEGGICTRYFTSGLCLDCRICQLFCPREAISRDREKVEKPFEATTLFSAAAIKCRRCTSITFDNTRHLCYWCREETAIDDEIKEKYRKLLL, encoded by the coding sequence ATGAGATTCGAAAAAGGTTTTTCGATTAAGATAGCCGAGAATAGATGTTTAAACCAGACTCATCATGCAGTAGAATGCAATCATTGCATAGAGAATTGTCCCTCAAAGGCTATTTTATTACATGAACATAGCGTCTATCTGAATAAAGACTTATGTTGTGGTTGTGGGTTATGTTTTAATGATTGTCCAACCCAGGTCTTTAGCTCCAGTCTATGGGATGAGACCTCAATAGTGGAAGAAGTAGAGGAACAGAAATGGAAAGCTACAGAGTTTTTTTGTGGTAAACATTCGTCTCCTTTTAATAAAGACAAGACGTGGGAAATGGGAGCAGTACAATTACCGGCTTGTCTAAGTATGATTTCTAAGGGAGCTTGGTATGAATTCGGCTTAAAAACAGCAATTGAACTCCATTTGGACCAGTGTGAGGGGTGTTCTATGTCTCGCACTTTATCCCGGTTGGACTTCAATGTAGGGACAGCGGCTGAATGGTTGGAGGCTTCAGGGTGTACACCGGAAATCAACTATATACACCAGAGTAGTAAGGGCAAAACCAAAAAAAATCTTAAAGCAATCGAAACCGGACTCAAAGTTACTTCACGACGGGATTTGTTTTTGTCTGTGATAGGCAAAGGCAGGCAGATAAGCGAAAACATACGTAACAATACAAAATCTTTCTCTAAGGAACGTGATCAAGAACGACGAAATAGTTATTTGCCTGATTGGCAGAAACGTCTGGCTGAAGTGTATCCTAATAACAGGATTAAAGGCGCTTCTCCAGCTTATTGGCCAACAATTAAAATAAATGACAAATGCGTAAATTGTGGAATGTGTACTAATTTTTGTCCCTCAAAGACCTTGAAAAATACTGTAGAAGGCGGTATCTGTACGCGCTATTTTACCAGTGGGTTGTGTTTGGACTGCCGGATTTGCCAATTGTTTTGTCCGAGAGAGGCTATAAGCAGAGACAGGGAAAAAGTTGAGAAACCCTTTGAAGCAACTACACTCTTCAGTGCGGCTGCTATAAAATGCCGGCGATGCACGAGTATTACCTTTGATAATACCAGGCATTTATGTTATTGGTGCCGGGAAGAAACCGCTATTGATGATGAGATTAAAGAAAAATACAGAAAACTATTACTTTAG
- a CDS encoding molecular chaperone TorD family protein produces the protein MVNTQEVNTQEQEIRRSLAASDMYQLLSMFFRLPTVEMATALLNGSLAEDVIAIYCELNFSIEEIQHIKTKFTTFQNDEKTKEELLTEIRQEYTRLFTNPKKPAMDIYETLFCFNPEKNEGSPSLFISPAALDAERCYKKAGLMMTKEVNEPGDHMSTEMEFMMYLYLEKARALQENNQEKLDRREAEIQEFSEVHLKKWAKQFFNHCITLSNSEVYRTLGEIGSAFMREMLVKNY, from the coding sequence ATGGTAAACACGCAAGAAGTAAACACGCAAGAACAAGAAATTCGAAGATCTTTGGCAGCATCCGATATGTATCAATTGTTGTCTATGTTTTTTCGCCTACCCACAGTGGAAATGGCTACTGCCTTGTTAAACGGAAGTCTAGCGGAAGATGTTATAGCTATTTACTGCGAGCTGAATTTCTCAATAGAAGAGATTCAACACATTAAAACCAAATTTACAACGTTCCAGAATGATGAAAAGACAAAGGAAGAGCTTCTTACAGAGATACGCCAAGAGTATACACGATTGTTTACCAATCCGAAAAAACCGGCAATGGATATCTATGAAACATTGTTTTGCTTTAATCCCGAAAAGAATGAAGGAAGCCCCAGTCTTTTCATTAGCCCGGCGGCTCTTGATGCAGAGCGTTGTTATAAGAAGGCTGGACTGATGATGACTAAGGAGGTCAACGAACCTGGTGACCATATGTCGACTGAGATGGAATTCATGATGTATCTTTATCTGGAAAAGGCCAGAGCCTTACAGGAAAACAATCAAGAAAAACTTGATAGGAGAGAGGCGGAAATCCAAGAATTTTCAGAAGTACATTTGAAGAAATGGGCAAAACAGTTCTTTAATCATTGCATTACCTTAAGTAACAGCGAGGTTTACCGTACTCTCGGAGAAATAGGAAGCGCTTTTATGCGAGAAATGCTGGTTAAAAACTATTAA
- the nrfD gene encoding NrfD/PsrC family molybdoenzyme membrane anchor subunit yields the protein MNAKVAKQGGSKLWLIIFALLSVIGLACWVLQLTKGLQLTNLDNNNCWGLYIIGFMLFTGIAAGSLIFSSSAYLFQGMAEYKPFTRIAAFVGAIGSVVAAGLFIIVDIGNPERVWNIILSANIESPMFWDTVILAAYVVIGIVFTRQLIMAEQGEKEEKALYGISLVAFIAGLLVTVTSFAFSMQVARPLWNNPVEPLSFLAAALVAALALLIILFAILNKSGYIEISNEKLSKLGKLAGAFLAVELMVVFGEAAIGLYAGAGDEYKILNWLVLGKGAPLFWIELIAIATGVVLLINKGTLVAGAGVGILAIFMIKYTLLQAQLLNPLLSYPGPEGYVSGQGIYLPSIIEIGLAVGIIALGCLLVMIGLDRLNLGSKSNQSLDNHRLGARSEQA from the coding sequence ATGAATGCAAAAGTGGCGAAGCAAGGTGGTTCAAAACTTTGGTTGATTATTTTCGCCCTTCTGTCAGTGATTGGCCTGGCTTGCTGGGTTTTGCAGCTGACCAAGGGTTTGCAGCTAACCAATTTGGATAACAATAATTGCTGGGGACTTTATATTATCGGGTTCATGCTTTTCACAGGTATAGCAGCAGGTTCTCTGATCTTTTCCTCCTCGGCCTACCTTTTCCAAGGGATGGCGGAATATAAGCCTTTTACAAGGATAGCGGCCTTCGTCGGGGCTATCGGCAGTGTAGTTGCCGCTGGACTCTTCATCATTGTGGATATCGGCAATCCGGAAAGAGTCTGGAATATTATTCTTAGCGCTAATATTGAATCCCCAATGTTTTGGGATACTGTGATTTTAGCAGCCTATGTTGTTATCGGCATTGTATTTACACGCCAGTTAATTATGGCGGAACAGGGCGAAAAAGAGGAGAAGGCCTTGTACGGCATTTCTCTGGTAGCCTTTATTGCCGGTTTATTAGTAACGGTTACCTCCTTCGCCTTCTCGATGCAGGTAGCCAGACCCTTGTGGAATAACCCGGTAGAACCGCTGTCATTTTTGGCGGCAGCCCTAGTGGCAGCGTTGGCATTACTGATTATCCTCTTTGCGATACTTAATAAGAGCGGTTATATAGAGATAAGCAACGAAAAACTATCTAAACTGGGCAAGCTGGCCGGAGCATTTCTCGCGGTCGAATTGATGGTAGTCTTCGGTGAAGCAGCGATCGGTTTGTATGCCGGTGCTGGAGATGAATATAAGATCCTTAACTGGTTGGTACTCGGTAAAGGGGCACCACTCTTCTGGATAGAACTAATTGCTATTGCAACAGGTGTGGTTCTCCTGATCAACAAGGGAACGCTCGTCGCAGGAGCGGGGGTCGGGATTCTTGCGATCTTCATGATTAAATACACACTTTTACAGGCCCAATTACTTAATCCACTGCTTTCTTATCCCGGTCCTGAAGGTTACGTTAGCGGTCAGGGAATCTACCTACCTTCAATAATTGAAATCGGACTAGCAGTAGGTATTATAGCCTTGGGTTGTCTACTGGTCATGATCGGTCTCGATAGACTCAATCTCGGGTCAAAGTCTAATCAAAGTTTGGATAACCATAGGCTTGGCGCGAGATCTGAGCAGGCTTAG